In one window of Rhodopseudomonas palustris HaA2 DNA:
- a CDS encoding ABC transporter permease subunit, protein MDYFAQQLINGLVLGSIYGLIAIGYTMVYGIVGMINFAHGDIFMIGGFIALISFLILVSFGLTFVPLILLVVLLVSMAITALYGWTVERIAYRPLRNSFRLAPMLSAIGMSFVLMNFAQVAQGARVKPVPPIITGGYTLHESADGFNVQLSNVQIVVVITTIVLLAIFTWLVAKTRLGRDMRACEQDRTMASLLGVDVDRTISMTFVIGAALASVAGMMYLLYYGLVDFFMGFVAGIKAFTAAVLGGIGSLPGAMLGGLLIGLIETFWSAYFSVEYKDVAAFSILIVVLIFMPTGLLGRPEVEKV, encoded by the coding sequence ATGGATTATTTCGCTCAGCAGCTCATCAACGGCCTCGTCCTCGGCTCGATCTACGGCCTGATCGCGATCGGCTACACGATGGTCTACGGCATCGTCGGCATGATCAATTTCGCCCATGGTGACATTTTCATGATCGGCGGCTTCATCGCCCTGATCAGCTTCCTGATCCTGGTGTCGTTCGGCCTCACCTTCGTGCCGCTGATCCTGCTGGTGGTGCTGCTGGTGTCGATGGCGATCACGGCGCTGTACGGCTGGACGGTCGAGCGCATCGCCTATCGCCCGCTGCGGAATTCGTTCCGGCTCGCGCCGATGCTGTCGGCGATCGGCATGTCGTTCGTGCTGATGAATTTCGCGCAGGTCGCCCAGGGCGCCCGAGTCAAGCCGGTGCCGCCGATCATCACCGGCGGCTACACGCTTCACGAGAGCGCCGACGGCTTCAACGTTCAGCTTTCCAATGTGCAGATCGTGGTGGTGATCACCACGATCGTGCTGCTCGCGATCTTCACATGGCTGGTGGCGAAAACCCGGCTCGGCCGCGACATGCGCGCCTGCGAGCAGGACCGGACCATGGCCTCGCTGCTCGGCGTCGACGTCGACCGCACCATCTCGATGACCTTCGTGATCGGCGCCGCGCTCGCCTCGGTCGCGGGCATGATGTACCTGCTGTATTACGGCTTGGTCGATTTCTTCATGGGATTCGTCGCCGGCATCAAGGCGTTCACCGCGGCCGTGCTCGGCGGCATCGGTTCGCTGCCCGGCGCGATGCTCGGCGGCCTGCTGATCGGGCTGATCGAGACGTTCTGGTCGGCCTATTTCTCGGTCGAGTACAAGGACGTCGCGGCGTTCTCGATCCTCATCGTCGTGTTGATCTTCATGCCGACCGGCCTGCTGGGCCGGCCGGAAGTCGAAAAAGTCTGA
- the livM gene encoding high-affinity branched-chain amino acid ABC transporter permease LivM, producing the protein MAHPVHAAAATAAKPAANIGFILKKALISALVALVLFSLMIGVRTEAGPEGQLIYWTRFGDLAGMVAAVFVGSIVVELLRHWWGPVETPRLMPEGARKTLGVAGRAVAPVLLIFTILVPVIFYDQRYILDLGILVLTYVMLGWGLNIVVGLAGLLDLGYVAFYAVGAYSYALLATNFDLSFWICLPLAGILAAFWGVLLGFPVLRLRGDYLAIVTLAFGEIIRLVIINWQSLTGGPNGISGIPRPTLFGIPLVPGENGLAAMLGIPFSPSHRLVFLFYLILALALITNWATIRLRRLPIGRAWEALREDEVACRALGINTTTTKLTAFATGAMFGGFAGAFFATRQGFISPESFTFQESALVLAIVVLGGMGSQLGVALAALALIGGFELFRGLDQFRMLVFGLSMVLLMVWRPRGLIGHRAPTVYLQHNQAISSDLVKEGHG; encoded by the coding sequence GTGGCTCATCCCGTTCACGCCGCCGCTGCCACCGCCGCCAAACCGGCCGCGAATATCGGTTTCATCCTCAAGAAAGCCCTGATCAGCGCCCTCGTGGCGCTGGTTCTGTTTTCGCTGATGATCGGCGTGCGAACCGAGGCCGGGCCCGAAGGACAACTGATCTACTGGACCCGGTTCGGGGACCTTGCCGGCATGGTCGCCGCGGTATTCGTCGGCTCGATCGTCGTCGAACTGCTGCGCCATTGGTGGGGACCGGTCGAGACGCCGCGGCTGATGCCCGAAGGCGCCCGCAAGACGCTCGGTGTCGCCGGCCGCGCGGTCGCGCCGGTGCTGCTGATCTTCACGATTCTGGTGCCGGTGATCTTCTACGACCAGCGCTACATTCTCGACCTCGGCATTCTCGTCCTGACCTATGTGATGCTCGGCTGGGGCCTGAATATCGTGGTCGGCCTCGCCGGCCTGCTGGACCTCGGCTACGTCGCGTTCTACGCCGTCGGCGCCTATTCCTACGCGCTGCTCGCCACCAATTTCGACCTGTCGTTCTGGATCTGCCTGCCGCTCGCCGGCATCCTCGCCGCGTTCTGGGGCGTGCTGCTCGGCTTTCCGGTGCTGCGGCTGCGCGGCGACTATCTGGCCATCGTCACGCTGGCCTTCGGCGAAATCATCCGCCTCGTCATCATCAATTGGCAGAGCCTGACCGGCGGTCCGAACGGCATCAGCGGCATTCCGCGGCCGACGCTGTTCGGCATCCCGCTGGTGCCTGGCGAGAACGGCCTCGCCGCGATGCTCGGGATTCCATTCTCGCCGTCGCACCGGCTGGTGTTCCTGTTCTATCTGATCCTGGCGCTGGCGCTGATCACCAACTGGGCGACGATCCGGCTTCGCCGGCTGCCGATCGGCCGCGCCTGGGAAGCGCTGCGCGAGGACGAGGTCGCCTGCCGCGCGCTCGGCATCAACACCACCACGACCAAGTTGACGGCGTTCGCCACCGGCGCGATGTTCGGCGGCTTCGCCGGCGCGTTCTTCGCCACAAGGCAGGGCTTCATCTCGCCGGAATCCTTCACCTTCCAGGAATCCGCGCTGGTGCTGGCGATCGTCGTGCTCGGCGGCATGGGCTCGCAGCTCGGCGTCGCGCTGGCCGCGCTGGCGCTGATCGGCGGCTTCGAGCTGTTCCGCGGGCTCGATCAGTTCCGCATGCTGGTGTTCGGCCTGTCGATGGTGCTGCTGATGGTATGGCGACCGCGCGGCCTGATCGGCCACCGCGCGCCGACCGTGTATCTGCAGCACAATCAGGCGATCTCGTCCGACCTCGTCAAGGAGGGCCATGGATGA
- a CDS encoding vWA domain-containing protein: MQRNPMTAMDHLNPPTGKMADNIVGFARALRAAGLPVGPGAVIDALEALQLIDIGNRADLYATLEAIFVKRREHALIFAQAFALFFRAAEEWQHMLDSIPLPDHAKKKPPPASRRVQEAMAPSTTRDFPAAEEQEVRLAVSDKEILQKKDFAQMSAAEIAEVTRSIARMRLPQAELRTRRVRPDKRGLKLDLRRTLRASLRTGGDIVDIRKLGLIDKPAPIVALLDISGSMSEYTRLFLHFLHAITDDRKRVSTFLFGTRLTNVTRALRARDPDEALASCTSSVEDWAGGTRIATSLHGFNKLWARRVLGQGAIVLLISDGLEREADSKLAFEMDRLHRSCRRLIWLNPLLRFGGFEPRAQGIKMMLPHVDEFRPVHNLTSMQGLIEALSSAPPPHHFSAIRSAA, translated from the coding sequence ATGCAGCGTAACCCGATGACCGCGATGGATCACCTCAACCCGCCGACCGGCAAGATGGCCGACAACATCGTCGGCTTCGCCCGCGCGCTGCGCGCGGCCGGCCTGCCGGTCGGGCCGGGCGCGGTGATCGATGCGCTGGAGGCGTTGCAGCTCATCGACATCGGCAACCGCGCCGATCTCTACGCCACGCTGGAGGCGATCTTCGTCAAGCGTCGCGAGCACGCGCTGATTTTCGCGCAGGCGTTCGCACTGTTCTTCCGCGCCGCCGAAGAATGGCAGCACATGCTGGATTCGATCCCGCTGCCCGATCACGCCAAGAAGAAGCCGCCGCCCGCCTCGCGCCGCGTGCAGGAAGCGATGGCGCCGTCCACCACGCGCGATTTCCCCGCCGCCGAAGAGCAGGAAGTGCGACTCGCGGTGTCCGACAAGGAGATCCTGCAGAAGAAGGACTTCGCCCAGATGAGCGCGGCGGAGATCGCCGAGGTGACGCGGTCGATCGCGCGGATGCGCCTGCCGCAGGCGGAATTGCGCACCCGCCGCGTCCGCCCGGACAAGCGCGGCCTCAAGCTCGATCTGCGCCGCACGCTGCGCGCGTCGCTCCGCACCGGTGGCGACATCGTCGATATTCGCAAGCTCGGGCTGATCGACAAGCCGGCGCCGATCGTGGCGCTCCTGGATATCTCCGGCTCGATGAGCGAGTACACGCGGCTGTTCCTGCATTTCCTCCACGCCATCACCGACGACCGCAAGCGCGTCTCGACCTTCCTGTTCGGCACGCGGCTGACCAACGTCACCCGCGCGCTGCGGGCGCGCGATCCGGATGAGGCGCTGGCGAGCTGCACCTCGTCGGTCGAGGACTGGGCCGGCGGGACGCGGATCGCGACCTCGCTGCACGGCTTCAACAAGCTGTGGGCGCGCCGCGTGCTCGGGCAGGGCGCGATCGTGCTGCTGATTTCGGACGGGCTCGAGCGCGAGGCGGACTCCAAGCTGGCGTTCGAGATGGACCGGTTGCATCGCTCCTGCCGGCGGCTGATCTGGCTCAATCCTCTGCTGCGGTTCGGCGGCTTCGAACCGCGCGCGCAGGGCATTAAAATGATGCTGCCGCACGTTGACGAATTCCGCCCGGTGCATAACTTGACCTCGATGCAGGGGCTGATCGAGGCGCTGTCGTCGGCGCCGCCGCCGCACCATTTCAGCGCGATCCGCTCCGCCGCCTGA
- a CDS encoding AAA family ATPase, which yields MSVTAPPASVDATLAMLTSRGYLAERALATVVFLALRMNRPLFLEGEAGVGKTEIAKVLSAALGRRLIRLQCYEGLDVSSAVYEWNSSAQMIAIRLAEAAGDTDRAQLSSDIFSEHYLIKRPLLQALEPDMAGAPVLLIDELDRADEAFEAYLLEVLSDYQVTIPEFGTIKAPQPPIVIVTSNRTREIHDALKRRCLYHWVDYPNAQRELAIVKSRVPGISAKLSQQVVNFVQALRAQDFYKSPGVAETLDWATALTELDARALTAEVVGDTLGALLKYQDDITRMQGDTLQKVLKEATEET from the coding sequence ATGAGCGTCACGGCGCCTCCCGCATCGGTCGACGCGACGCTCGCAATGCTGACGAGCCGCGGCTATCTCGCCGAGCGGGCGCTGGCGACGGTGGTGTTCCTGGCGCTGCGGATGAACCGGCCGCTGTTTCTCGAAGGCGAGGCCGGCGTCGGCAAGACCGAGATCGCCAAGGTACTTTCGGCCGCGCTCGGCCGCCGGCTGATCCGGCTGCAGTGCTACGAGGGCCTCGACGTTTCGTCAGCGGTCTATGAGTGGAACTCATCGGCGCAGATGATCGCGATCCGGCTCGCGGAGGCCGCCGGCGACACCGATCGTGCGCAGCTCTCCAGCGACATCTTCTCCGAGCATTATCTCATCAAGCGGCCGCTGCTGCAGGCGCTGGAGCCCGACATGGCGGGCGCCCCGGTGCTGCTGATCGATGAACTCGACCGCGCCGACGAAGCCTTCGAGGCGTATCTGCTCGAAGTGCTGAGCGACTATCAGGTGACGATCCCGGAATTCGGCACCATCAAGGCGCCGCAGCCGCCGATCGTCATCGTCACCTCCAACCGCACCCGCGAAATCCACGACGCGCTGAAGCGGCGCTGCCTGTATCACTGGGTCGACTATCCGAACGCTCAGCGCGAGCTGGCGATCGTCAAGTCGCGCGTGCCCGGGATCTCCGCGAAGCTGTCGCAGCAGGTGGTGAACTTCGTGCAGGCGCTGCGTGCACAGGATTTCTACAAATCACCCGGCGTCGCCGAGACGCTCGACTGGGCGACTGCGCTGACCGAACTCGACGCCCGCGCGCTCACCGCCGAAGTCGTCGGCGACACGCTCGGCGCGCTGCTGAAGTACCAGGACGACATCACAAGGATGCAGGGCGACACGCTGCAGAAGGTCCTGAAGGAAGCGACCGAAGAGACGTAG
- a CDS encoding CoxG family protein yields the protein MAMTMNGEVQLGAPKDLVWSKLNDPDVLKQCIPGCEELEKTEDDSGFRAVAKLKVGPVSARFKGRVTLSDLDPPNGYKITGEGEGGVAGFAKGGAVVGLSDKDGGTLLSYDVEAHIGGKLAQLGQRLINGSAKKLADEFFANFSKAVEGNGGT from the coding sequence ATGGCCATGACGATGAACGGCGAAGTCCAACTGGGCGCGCCGAAAGATCTGGTGTGGAGCAAACTGAACGATCCTGACGTGCTGAAGCAGTGCATCCCCGGCTGCGAAGAGCTGGAGAAGACCGAGGACGACAGCGGTTTTCGCGCGGTGGCCAAGTTGAAGGTCGGCCCGGTGTCGGCGCGCTTCAAGGGCCGCGTGACGCTCAGCGATCTCGACCCGCCGAACGGCTACAAGATCACCGGCGAGGGCGAGGGCGGCGTCGCCGGCTTCGCCAAAGGCGGCGCCGTCGTCGGCCTGTCCGACAAGGACGGCGGCACGCTGCTGTCCTACGACGTCGAGGCGCATATCGGCGGCAAGCTGGCGCAGCTCGGGCAGCGGCTGATCAACGGCTCGGCCAAGAAGCTCGCCGACGAGTTCTTCGCCAATTTCTCCAAGGCCGTCGAGGGCAATGGCGGCACCTGA
- a CDS encoding (2Fe-2S)-binding protein, with protein sequence MAKISLIVNGNPVTANVDPRTLLVQFLREHLRLTGTHVGCDTSQCGACVVHLDGKAVKSCTTLAVMADGHEVTTIEGLAADGAPLHPMQEAFREHHGLQCGFCTPGMIMTAVDLVHRKGHELSDATIREELEGNLCRCTGYQNIVLSIAAGAKAMANSDLA encoded by the coding sequence ATGGCCAAGATTTCCCTGATCGTGAATGGCAATCCCGTGACCGCGAATGTCGATCCGCGCACGCTGCTGGTGCAGTTTCTGCGCGAGCATCTGCGGCTCACGGGCACCCATGTCGGCTGCGACACGTCGCAGTGCGGCGCCTGCGTCGTGCATCTCGACGGCAAGGCGGTGAAGTCCTGCACCACGCTGGCGGTGATGGCGGACGGCCATGAAGTGACGACGATCGAGGGACTGGCCGCCGATGGCGCGCCGCTGCATCCGATGCAGGAGGCATTTCGCGAACATCACGGGCTGCAATGCGGTTTCTGCACGCCGGGCATGATCATGACCGCGGTCGATCTGGTGCACCGCAAGGGGCATGAGCTGTCAGACGCCACGATTCGCGAGGAGCTCGAAGGCAATCTGTGCCGCTGCACCGGCTATCAGAACATCGTGCTGTCGATCGCGGCCGGCGCCAAGGCGATGGCGAATTCCGATCTCGCGTAA
- a CDS encoding FAD binding domain-containing protein — protein MYDFKYHRPATVRQAANLLIKNEDSKLIAGGHTLLPVMKQRLAAPPHLVDLSHIEGLNGIEMKGRSLVIGATAKHAEVAASPIVGEAIPALAELASLIGDPAVRHKGTIGGSLANNDPTADYPAAVMALGATIVTNKRKLKPEEFFQGLFTTALEPDEIIVKVQFPLPKKAAYVKFRNQASRYALVGVFVARRPSDVGVAVTGAGSDGVFRVTAFEEALKARFNSKSLDGIHVPHDGLNSDLHGSAEYRAHLIGVLAKRAVDAANGKA, from the coding sequence ATGTACGATTTCAAATATCACCGCCCCGCGACGGTCCGCCAGGCCGCGAATCTGCTGATCAAGAACGAGGATTCCAAGCTGATCGCCGGTGGCCACACGCTGCTGCCGGTGATGAAGCAGCGGCTCGCCGCGCCGCCGCATCTGGTCGACCTGTCGCACATCGAAGGGCTGAACGGCATCGAGATGAAGGGCCGCTCGCTGGTGATCGGCGCCACCGCCAAGCACGCCGAGGTCGCCGCATCGCCGATCGTCGGCGAGGCGATCCCGGCGCTGGCGGAGCTGGCGTCGCTGATCGGCGATCCCGCGGTGCGCCACAAGGGCACAATCGGCGGCTCGCTCGCCAACAACGATCCGACCGCCGACTATCCGGCGGCGGTGATGGCGCTCGGCGCCACCATCGTCACCAACAAGCGCAAGCTGAAGCCGGAGGAGTTCTTCCAGGGCCTGTTCACCACCGCGCTGGAGCCGGACGAGATCATCGTCAAGGTGCAGTTTCCGCTGCCGAAGAAGGCCGCCTACGTCAAATTCCGCAACCAGGCCTCGCGCTACGCGCTGGTCGGCGTGTTCGTCGCCCGGCGTCCGTCGGATGTCGGCGTCGCGGTCACCGGCGCCGGTTCGGACGGCGTATTCCGCGTCACCGCCTTCGAGGAGGCGCTGAAGGCGCGGTTCAATTCGAAGTCGCTCGACGGCATCCATGTCCCGCATGACGGGCTCAACAGCGATCTGCACGGCAGCGCCGAATATCGCGCGCATCTGATCGGCGTGCTGGCCAAGCGCGCGGTCGATGCCGCCAACGGCAAGGCGTGA
- a CDS encoding XdhC family protein, which produces MLDRDEDILKAAEDWKKAGHGVALATVVETWGSAPRPAGSSLVINNDGTFLGSVSGGCVEGAVVTEALDVIESGQPKLLEFGVADETAWKVGLSCGGTIRVFVEKVG; this is translated from the coding sequence ATGCTCGACCGCGACGAAGACATCCTCAAAGCGGCGGAAGACTGGAAAAAGGCCGGCCATGGCGTCGCGCTCGCCACCGTGGTCGAGACCTGGGGCTCGGCGCCCCGCCCCGCCGGCTCCAGCCTGGTGATCAACAATGATGGCACCTTTCTCGGCTCGGTGTCCGGCGGCTGCGTCGAAGGCGCGGTGGTGACCGAAGCGCTCGATGTGATCGAGAGCGGGCAGCCGAAGCTGTTGGAATTCGGCGTGGCCGACGAGACCGCCTGGAAGGTCGGGCTGTCCTGCGGCGGCACTATCCGGGTGTTCGTCGAAAAGGTCGGTTAG
- a CDS encoding ABC transporter ATP-binding protein, with protein sequence MSNAPPILRVEGLTMRFGGIVAVNELSFEAQRGKITALIGPNGAGKTTVFNCITGFYKPSAGAIGLQHPGGDSYRLDKLNDFRITKIAKVARTFQNIRLFAGMTALENLMVAQHNKLMLASGLTFLGLFGAPSWRAAEKQAIERATFWLKQIGLLERADEAAGNLPYGDQRRLEIARAMCTEPVLLCLDEPAAGLNARESAALSELLLSIRDDHGTSILLIEHDMSVVMEISDAVVVLDYGVKIAEGTPQQIRDDQRVIAAYLGVEDEEVEAVEQELGL encoded by the coding sequence ATGAGCAACGCCCCCCCCATTCTCCGCGTCGAGGGACTGACAATGCGGTTCGGCGGCATCGTCGCCGTCAACGAATTGTCGTTCGAGGCGCAGCGCGGCAAGATCACCGCCCTGATCGGCCCGAACGGCGCCGGCAAGACCACGGTGTTCAATTGCATCACCGGTTTCTACAAGCCGAGCGCCGGCGCGATCGGCCTGCAGCATCCCGGCGGCGACAGCTACCGGCTCGACAAGCTCAACGACTTCCGCATCACCAAGATCGCCAAGGTCGCACGCACCTTCCAGAACATCCGGCTGTTCGCCGGCATGACCGCGCTGGAAAACCTGATGGTGGCGCAGCACAACAAGCTGATGCTCGCATCCGGTCTGACCTTTCTCGGCCTGTTCGGCGCGCCGTCCTGGCGCGCGGCGGAAAAGCAGGCGATCGAGCGCGCCACCTTCTGGCTGAAGCAGATCGGCCTCTTGGAGCGCGCCGACGAGGCCGCCGGCAATCTGCCTTACGGCGATCAACGGCGGCTGGAGATCGCGCGGGCGATGTGCACCGAGCCGGTGCTGCTGTGCCTCGACGAGCCGGCCGCCGGCCTCAATGCGCGCGAGAGCGCGGCGCTCAGCGAGTTGCTGCTCTCGATCCGCGACGACCACGGGACCTCGATCCTCCTGATCGAGCACGACATGAGCGTGGTGATGGAAATCTCCGACGCCGTCGTCGTGCTCGACTACGGCGTCAAGATCGCCGAGGGCACGCCGCAGCAGATCCGCGACGACCAGCGCGTCATCGCCGCCTATCTCGGCGTCGAGGACGAAGAGGTCGAAGCCGTCGAGCAGGAGCTCGGGCTGTGA